A region of the Gemmatimonadota bacterium genome:
GCGGCAGGGTCCGGCCGGACAGCTCGAGCTGCTCTTCACACCGGCCGCCATGATCCTGGCGCAGGCGCTACTGGCCGCGCCCTACGTGGCCGGAATCACGCTGGCGGCGGTGCAGGCGGTGCCGCCGGACGTGCGGCTGCAGGCGCGCGCCCTGGGCGCCGGCCCCGGCCGCGCTCTCTGGGCCCACCTGCGCGAGGCGCGGCTGGGGCTGGGCGCCGCCATTGTCGCCGGCTTCGGCGCAGTGATCTCCGAGGTCGGCGCGGTGATGATGGTGGGCGGCAACATCATGGGCGAGACGCGAGTCATGACCACCGCCATCATGCTCGAGACGCGGCGCGGTAATTTCGGCACCGCGCTGGCCCTCGGATTGATCCTGCTCACGCTCGCGTTCGCGGTGAACCTGATCCTCACCCGGTTCCAGCAGGGGCAATGGTCCAGCGTACGCCCGCCCGCGGCGGTGGAGCGCCCATGGGCGTGA
Encoded here:
- a CDS encoding ABC transporter permease, producing the protein MDLFLEASREAVRLILGAERQVWEILLLSLRVSGTAVLLGVLLGLPAGVAVGLGRFPGRQAVVALIHTGFALPPVVVGLFVYMLLSRQGPAGQLELLFTPAAMILAQALLAAPYVAGITLAAVQAVPPDVRLQARALGAGPGRALWAHLREARLGLGAAIVAGFGAVISEVGAVMMVGGNIMGETRVMTTAIMLETRRGNFGTALALGLILLTLAFAVNLILTRFQQGQWSSVRPPAAVERPWA